In Streptomyces sp. HUAS ZL42, the DNA window CGCGCACCGAGATCGTCGCCTGGAACGCCATGGGCGCCGCCCTGATCACCGACTTCGGCAAGATCCCCGAGAAGCAGCGGTACTACATCAGGCTGCTCATCACCGACCCCGCGATGCGCGAGCTGTACGCGGACTGGGAGGGTGTCACCCGGCTGGCCATCGCCCAGATGCGGATGCACAACGCGAACAATCCCGGGGACACACAGCTCGCCACCCTGGTGGGTGAACTCTCGGTCCGGGACGAGCAGTTCCGCCAGTGGTGGGGCGCCCACCACGTCGCCGTTCGGGACACCGGGACCAAGCACCTGCGCCACCCCGTCGTCGGCGACCTGCACCTCGACTGGAACGCCGTCACCTGGGCCGCCGATCCCGACCTGGCGATCATCGTCTGGACCGCCGAAACCGGCACCCCGACCCACGACAGCCTGCGCATGCTGGCCTCCTGGGCGGCGGACCCCAGCCACGCGACCAGCGACAGCTCCGCCTGACCGTCGCCCAGGTGTTCCCTTCGTCGCCCAGGTATTCCCTTCAAAGGGGGAGCCTTTCCTCCTACGCGCCCCGCGCCTAGGAAGAGGCTCTCCCTTTTTCGTGTACGGCTCTCCTGGCACGCTCGTCACGAGGCCCACCGCGCCGCGCGTCCCCGCCCCGGTCCGGCCCTCTTCCCACCGACAGAACCGGTTTCCTCAGCGCCGAGGCGTCCGACCTGCCTGCTCATCCGCCAGGAAAGAGATCCACCTCCCCATGTCCCTGACCCAGTCCCGCCCCGGGACGCTGCCCTCGGCCGTCCCCGAACCGCGCTGGACCGCCCGCCTCTGGGCCGTCCTCGCCGTGCTGTGCCTCGTGCTGTTCCTCGACGGCCTCGACGTCTCCATGGTCGGCGTCGCCCTGCCCTCCATCGGCCACGACCTCGGCATGGCCACCGGCTCACTGCAGTGGATCATCAACGGCTACGTCCTCGGCTACGGCGGCCTGATGCTGCTCGGCGGCCGCACCGCCGACCTGCTCGGACGCCGCCGCGTCTTCCTCGTCGCGCTGGCCGTCTTCGCCGCCGCCTCGCTGCTCGGCGGCCTCGTCGACAGCGGCACGCTGCTGATCGCCACCCGCTTCGTCAAGGGCGTGGCCGCCGCCTTCACCGCGCCCGCCGGCCTGTCGATCCTCACCACGACGTTCCCGGAGGGCCCGCAGCGCAACCGGGCGCTGTCGGTCTTCAGCCTCTTCGGCGCCCTGGGCTACTCCTCGGGCCTGATCCTGGGCGGTCTGCTCACCGGGATCGGCTGGCGCTGGACCTTCCTCATGCCGGTCCCGCTCGCCCTGCTCGCGCTGGTCGTCGGCCTGATTCTGATCCCGCGCGACCGCCGCACCGAGACCGGCGGCCAGGACCCGGCCGGGGCGGTCACCCTCACCGCGGGCATGCTGCTCGCCGTGTACGCCGTGGTCACCGCCCCGCAGACGGGCTGGGCCTCCGGGGCGACCCTCGCAGCCTTCGGCGTCGCCGCCCTGCTGCTGCTCGCCTTCGTCCTGATCGAGCAGCGGGTCCGGCACCCGCTGGTCCGCTTCGGCATCCTGCGCAAGGCCACCACGGTCCGGGCCAACCTCAGCATCGTCGCGCTGATGGGTTCCTACCTCAGCTTCCAGTTCATGATGACGCTGTTCCTGCAGGACGGGCTCGGCTGGTCGCCTCTGCGCATGGCCTTCGCGCTGCTGCCGGTCGGCCTGATCGTCGCCGTCGGCTCGCCCCTCACCGGCCGGCTCGTCAACCGCTTCGGCACAGCACCGCTCATCATCACCTCGATGACCTCGCTGACCCTCGGCTACGTCTGGTTCCTGGCGACGGCCGGCTCCTCACCCGACTACGTCACCGCCATGCTCCCGTCCCTGCTGCTCCTCGGCGGCGGCTTCGCGTTCGGCTACAGCGCCATCATGGCCCAGGCCACCGAAGGCATCGACGACTCCGAACAGGGCCTCGCCTCCGGCCTGGTGCAGACCTCGGGCCAGGTCGGCGCCGCCCTCGTCCTCGCCGTACTCACTGCCGTGATCGCCCAAGCCGGCGACAGCCGCGGCGACTTCACCGCCTACCGGCCGGGCCTGAACCTGGTCACCGGCGTAGCCGCGATCGGGCTGCTCCTGAACCTGGCGCCCGTACTGCGTCTGCGGCGGCGCTGAGCCCCGACAGACGGAAAGCCGACCCGGGGCCAGCCCCGGGTCGGCTTTCCGTGATCGGCGCTCACGCCAGGTTCTTGGCGAAGAACTCCTCCATGGCCCTGCCTCTCCTGCGTTGTTCGTCAGCGGACGTGGGAGTCGAACCAGTCGACAGCGACCTCGGGGTGCTCGCTGAAGTAGTTGTAGCCGTCGAAGCGGCGGGTGCTGCCGTGGATCCAGTGCATCACCTTGTCCTCGACGGGGATGGCGTCGTGGACGGCCTGCACGGCTTCGGGGGTGGTCATGATGTCATCGTGCTCCTGCGCCACCAGCGTGGGCACGGTGATGGCGGAGGCGTACTTCGCGGGCGACTGCTCTGCCAGATGGAAGCCGGTGCGCTCCAGCACGGCTTGGTCGAGGCGGTCGTAACCGCCTTTGAAGCCGAGGGCCTTGGAGAACTGCTCGCCGATGGAACGGCCCTCCAACGGCTGGAGCATCACCAGCGCCTGGATCTCGGCGAACTCCTCGGGGTGCTTGGCCCAGGCGACGGCGGTGGAGTTGGCGCCCAGGCACACCGACAGCAGGGCCTTCTTCATGTTCTTGGTGTCGGGGCGTGCCGCGGCGTAGCGGAGGGCTCCGATGACGTCGCGGTACTCGGTGAGGCCGATCGTGCAGATGCCGCCGTTGCCGTACCCGCTCATGCCGTGGTTGCGCAGGTCGTAGGCGAGGACGTTGTAGCCGGCGTCGTGCAGTGCCTTGTAGGCGGGGAGGAAGTTGACCTCGAATCCGCCGAAGCGGTCCCAGCCGGGCAGGTGTCCGGGATAGCCGTAGCGGTTGCCGGGGGAGAAGTGGTTGTGGGTGATCAGCCGGTCCGAGTCGGCCGGGATGAACCACCCCTCGAGAGGCACGCCGTCCATCGACGGGAACGTCACGTCCTCGTAGGCCAGGCCCAGTTCGGAGGGGCGGCGCAGCAGGGGCGCGCGCCGGCCGTCGGTGGTGCCTTCCGTCCACTGCCCGACGAATCCGTTGAATGCCAGCTCGGCCATGTCGAGTTCGGTCATGGTGCGCTCCTGATTTCCCGGCAAGGGTGCTTGATGTGTGGTACTCCGGGCGCCTGGATATCCCTCAAGATAGGCCCGTGAATGGATTTTTCGCATCTTGAGCTCGGTCTGGGAAGGCAAAGAGGGAGGGAAGGAATTATCCCAGGGAGTAATTCCTCCCTGTCGGGATCTGAGTGAATCAGGTAATGGTGCGGACGCCTGCAATCCTCATGGCCGTGCCCTTGTCGGACCGCAGTGCGGCGGCCCGACAAGGGCACAGGGACTGTGGTGGAGAATCCGGGGTCAGATCGTCGCGGTGTCGATCACGAACCGGTACCGGACGTCGCTGGCCAGCACCCGCTCGTACGCCTCGTTGATCTCGGACGCGGCGATCACTTCGATCTCGGCGCCGAAGCCGTGCTCGGCGCAGAAGTCCAGCATCTCCTGGGTCTCGGCGATGCCGCCGATGGCGGAGCCGGCGATCGACCGGCGGCCCATGATCAGGGGGAAGACGTTGACGGAGATCGGCCCCTCCGGGGCGCCCACGTTCACCAGGGCTCCCTCGATCTTCAGCAGATTCACGTACGCGCTGAAGTCCAGCGGGGCCGAGACCGTGGAGACGATCAGGTCGAAGGTGCCTGCCAGTTCCTCGAAGGTCTTCGGGTCGCTGGTGGCGTAGTAGTGGTCCGCGCCCAGCTTCAGGCCGTCGTCCCTCTTGCGCAGCGACTGCGAGAGGACCGTGACCTCGGCGCCCAGCGCGTGCGCGATCTTGACGCCCATGTGGCCGAGGCCGCCCAGACCGACGATCGCGACCTTCTTGCCGGGGCCCGCGCCCCAGTGCTTCAGCGGGGAGTACAGGGTGATGCCCGCGCACAGCAGCGGGGCGGCCACGTCGAGGGCGAGGCCGTCGGGGATGCGGACGGCGTAGTTCTCGTCGACGACGATCTTCTCGGAGTAGCCGCCGTAGGTGGGCCGGCCGTCCTTGTCGAGGTAGTTGTACGTCTGGATCATGCCGCTGCCGGTGCAGTACTGCTCCAGGCCGGCCTTGCAGTGGTCGCACTCGCGGCAGGAGTCGACGAAGCAGCCGACGCCCACCCGGTCGCCGACCTTGTACTTCGTGACACCGGGGCCGACCTCGGAGACGACACCGGCGATCTCGTGACCGGGGACCATCGGGAAGATGGCCGTACCCCAGCCCTCCTGGACCTGGTGGATGTCGGAGTGACAGATACCGGCGAACTTGATGTCGATCAGCACGTCGAACTCGCCGACCGGGCGCCGCTCGATGGTGGTGCGCTCCAGCGGAGCCTTCGCGGCGGGAGCGGCATAAGCAGCAACGGTGGTCATGAGGGGGGTCTCCTAGCAGTGCTCTCGCGCCCGGCTGCCTTCCGACCGGGCACGGTGACGAGCCTGCCTCGCCGCCGGGAAATGACCCAGGGCAGGAATGTGCCTACGTTCGCGGTTCCTACCACTGTCAGAGTCAGGCTCTTGCCCGGTGGCGCGCGAAATGTGCCATGCCTTCAAGAATCATGCGCTCAAGAATTCGGTTCGCTCACCGCCTCCTCGTCATGGAGAAGACCACGAGAAGGCAAAGGGGGGATAAAAGTCTCCCTGCCGCGAGTGTCGCCGGTGATGCAAGACTCCCGGCGTGACCGGCCGTCGCTGCCAAGGCGCGCGGTAGCCCTTATCCCCGTGGCGGCGTTGAACCCGCGCCTGCTGCCCCGCTGTTGTTCACGACTGTCCTGTCCGCGATGCGAAGGCGTACGCATGTCTGCTGACCTCTCTGAATCCGCTGTTCCACCCTCGACCGAATCGGGTGAGTCCTCCTCGGGGCCGAGCCGACGTACCGTCATTGCCACGGGTGTCGTGGTGGGCGGTGCCGTGGTGGCCGGAGGGACGTTCCTCGCCGGCTCGGAGGAGGCCTCCGCCGCGGAAGCGGCGCCCTCCAGCCGGGTCTCCCTGACCGTCAACGGCACCCGCCGGACCGTGACGGTGGACAACCGGACCTCGCTCCTTGACCTGCTGCGCGAGCACCTCGACCTGACCGGCTCCAAGAAGGGCTGCAATGCCGGAGCCTGCGGGGCGTGCACGGTGCTGGTCGACGGACAGCGGGTCAACTCCTGCCTGACGCTGGCCGTACGGCTGGAGGGCGCCGAGGTCACCACCATCGAGGGCCTGGCCAAGGGCGACGAACTGCACCCGCTGCAGCAGGCGTTCATCGACGAGGACGCCTTCCAGTGCGGGTACTGCACTCCAGGGCAGATCCTCTCCGGCGTCGGTTGCATCCAGGAGGGCCACACCGGTTCGCCGGAGGAGATCCGGGAGTGGATGAGCGGCAACATCTGCCGCTGCGGCTGTTACGTCAAGATCGTGCGCGCGGTCGAACAGACCGCGGGCCGGAAGTGAGGAGCGGCCCACCATGCATCCCTTCTCCTACACCCGCGTC includes these proteins:
- a CDS encoding helix-turn-helix transcriptional regulator, whose product is MNRDPHRHDLGEFLKARRAELDPAAVGLPDGGSRRVAGLRREEVAVLAAISTDYYARLEQGRIQPSPSVLESLARVLRLDEDQRAYLYELAAKDDFRPPRRQPRLKAQPQLQRMLDDMAHTPAFVIGPRTEIVAWNAMGAALITDFGKIPEKQRYYIRLLITDPAMRELYADWEGVTRLAIAQMRMHNANNPGDTQLATLVGELSVRDEQFRQWWGAHHVAVRDTGTKHLRHPVVGDLHLDWNAVTWAADPDLAIIVWTAETGTPTHDSLRMLASWAADPSHATSDSSA
- a CDS encoding MFS transporter, translating into MSLTQSRPGTLPSAVPEPRWTARLWAVLAVLCLVLFLDGLDVSMVGVALPSIGHDLGMATGSLQWIINGYVLGYGGLMLLGGRTADLLGRRRVFLVALAVFAAASLLGGLVDSGTLLIATRFVKGVAAAFTAPAGLSILTTTFPEGPQRNRALSVFSLFGALGYSSGLILGGLLTGIGWRWTFLMPVPLALLALVVGLILIPRDRRTETGGQDPAGAVTLTAGMLLAVYAVVTAPQTGWASGATLAAFGVAALLLLAFVLIEQRVRHPLVRFGILRKATTVRANLSIVALMGSYLSFQFMMTLFLQDGLGWSPLRMAFALLPVGLIVAVGSPLTGRLVNRFGTAPLIITSMTSLTLGYVWFLATAGSSPDYVTAMLPSLLLLGGGFAFGYSAIMAQATEGIDDSEQGLASGLVQTSGQVGAALVLAVLTAVIAQAGDSRGDFTAYRPGLNLVTGVAAIGLLLNLAPVLRLRRR
- a CDS encoding alpha/beta hydrolase family protein, giving the protein MTELDMAELAFNGFVGQWTEGTTDGRRAPLLRRPSELGLAYEDVTFPSMDGVPLEGWFIPADSDRLITHNHFSPGNRYGYPGHLPGWDRFGGFEVNFLPAYKALHDAGYNVLAYDLRNHGMSGYGNGGICTIGLTEYRDVIGALRYAAARPDTKNMKKALLSVCLGANSTAVAWAKHPEEFAEIQALVMLQPLEGRSIGEQFSKALGFKGGYDRLDQAVLERTGFHLAEQSPAKYASAITVPTLVAQEHDDIMTTPEAVQAVHDAIPVEDKVMHWIHGSTRRFDGYNYFSEHPEVAVDWFDSHVR
- a CDS encoding NAD(P)-dependent alcohol dehydrogenase, with the protein product MTTVAAYAAPAAKAPLERTTIERRPVGEFDVLIDIKFAGICHSDIHQVQEGWGTAIFPMVPGHEIAGVVSEVGPGVTKYKVGDRVGVGCFVDSCRECDHCKAGLEQYCTGSGMIQTYNYLDKDGRPTYGGYSEKIVVDENYAVRIPDGLALDVAAPLLCAGITLYSPLKHWGAGPGKKVAIVGLGGLGHMGVKIAHALGAEVTVLSQSLRKRDDGLKLGADHYYATSDPKTFEELAGTFDLIVSTVSAPLDFSAYVNLLKIEGALVNVGAPEGPISVNVFPLIMGRRSIAGSAIGGIAETQEMLDFCAEHGFGAEIEVIAASEINEAYERVLASDVRYRFVIDTATI
- a CDS encoding (2Fe-2S)-binding protein, with protein sequence MSADLSESAVPPSTESGESSSGPSRRTVIATGVVVGGAVVAGGTFLAGSEEASAAEAAPSSRVSLTVNGTRRTVTVDNRTSLLDLLREHLDLTGSKKGCNAGACGACTVLVDGQRVNSCLTLAVRLEGAEVTTIEGLAKGDELHPLQQAFIDEDAFQCGYCTPGQILSGVGCIQEGHTGSPEEIREWMSGNICRCGCYVKIVRAVEQTAGRK